The DNA region GATTAATGAGGGCGACGAGTTCGATTCAGGTAAAGTAAGACTGATCCGAAAAGATGTAATCACTATCGGTACATTTCAGCTAACTCCCCATGGGCCAGAAGAGTATCCCGCAGTCATTGCGCCGCCGCGTTCCCACTTTGCTATGGATGGCGTTTTTTCTGTTTTTGCCCGCTCGGTTCGCCCATCCTCAAACGCAAGCCACCAACGTTCCCCTTATCCTCCCCTCCGCTATTACCTACGACTCGCAGGGCAACCTTTATATCGCTGAAACCGGTAATCACATCATTTGCAAGGTAGCCCCGACCGGCATCATTACAACTATCGCCGGAACCGGAACCCAGGGCTTCTCCGGCGACAACAGTCTCGCCACGGCCGCGCGCCTTGACTCGCCACAGGGGCTCGCGGTTGACGCCAACATTCTCTATATTGCAGATACCCACAACCACCGCATCCGCAAACTCGACCTGATTACTGGCATCATTGTCACCATCGCAGGTTCGACCGCAGGCTTCAGCGGCGACAATGGCGCCGCCGCCGCCGCACAATTCAACCTGCCCACAGCCCTCACCGTCGATGCAAACCATAATCTCTACATCGCCGATACCCAGAATCACCGCATCCGCAAGATCACCGCTGCGGGGCTCATCACCACGGTAGCGGGTAATGGCGTACAGGGCTTCTCAGGCGACAACGGCGCAGCTATCGCCGCCACCATCGACTCTCCAGCCGGTCTGGCCGTCGATGCAGCCGGAGATCTCTATCTCTCCGACACCCACAACCACCGCATCCGCAAAATTACCGCTGCCTCCGGACTAATCACTACCATTGCCGGTGCATCTCCGGGGTTCTCGGGCGACAATGGCCCAGCGACTGCCGCCACGCTGGCTCTTCCTCACGGCCTCAGCATCGACAGCGCGGGAAACCTCTACATCGCCGACACAGCAAATCATCGCATCCGCCGCATCGACGCCACTACCGGAGCTATCACCACCGTCGCCGGCAATGGCACGCAGACCTTCAGTGGCGACGAGGGCCTTGCCACGACTGCCGCGCTCGATTCACCTCGCTCCACCGTTGTGTCCCCTGCCGGTCTCGTTACCCTCGCCGACACCAGCAACCAGCGCGTTCGCCAACTCGATGTCCAACCCGCTCCGAACATTCACACCATCGCCGGACTCTCTACCAGATCAGTCAACCTGCTCACCCTCACTGCCCCGCCAACCATCGTTTACGGCACCGGGCAACTCACCGCCAGTCTCGCGTCGCCCACGGCGACTGGCTCTATCAACTTCACACTCCTCAATCCCGTAACAGCCACCGGCACCACGCTTGAAACTGAGCCCCTCACCGCGAGTACGGCAACCTTCGACACCAGCGCCCTCCCAGTCGGCACCTACAGCATCCTTGCTGCCTATACCGGAGACCCCACGCATCCCGCAACGCAAAGCCAGCCGCTTGCCGTCACCATCACGCCACGCCCTCTCGTCGCCGTACCCGATCCGATCACTCTCCTCTATGGCCAGCCGATTCCGATCCTCACAGGCTCTCTTATCGGCGATCTGCCCCAGGACGACGCTAACCTGACCTCTACCTTCACTGCGCAAATTGCTCCATTGTCTCCTGCAGCGACCTATCCCATTTCGGCCACCCTCACGGGCGCAGCAGCCAAAAACTACATGTTCACCTCATCTCCCGCCAGCGTAACTATTGTGCCCGCACCCACACTTACCACGCTCATACCATCCGCAACCTCCATCACCGCAGGCATCCCCATCACCTTCACTGCACAAACGGTCAGCACAACCTCCGGAATACCCTCCGGCACGGTCACTTTCAAGGACGGGGCAACCACCCTCCTCACCGCACCTATCCCAGCAATCTTCACTACCACGACTCTCAGCCCCGGCCCACACACTATTACCACCCTCTATGGCGGAGACCGAAACTTCATCGCGAGTACCTCTGCACCCGCTTTGATCACCGTCATCCCTGCGCCCGCGAACGCGCCTGACTTTACGCTTACCCCAACCGGCGCAGTGACGCAGACGATTCCTTCGGGTGGCAGCGTCAGTTTCAACTTTAGCCTTCAGATTCAGGGCTCCACTCTGTCCAGCCCCATCACGCTGGCCGCAACAGGCCTTCCGCCCTTGGCGACCGCCTCATTTACCCCCGGTTATCTGCCGCCCGGAACAACGCCCAACACGTTCATCCTGACTATCAGCACTCCACAGACGACGGCTTTCCACAGCAACTCCGGTCCCACCGCCCTTCTCGCATTTCTCCTATTCCCCCTTACTGGTCTGGCCCTTCGCCTGCGCATCCGCGGCAGAGCAGTCACCATCGCGGTTCTCGGCAGTGCACTCGTCCTCTGCTCCGGCTGCGGGAGCCGCATCAACACCGGTGGCGCCACCACCAATCCGGTCAAGACCTACACCATTACGATCACCGGAACCGCCACCAGTCCCACCGGCAGCATCCTCCAGCATGCCACGACGGTTAGCCTGCTCGTCGAGTCGGTCAGCTAACTCAAATAAAAATCGATCAACTGGCTAGAATAGAAAGATGCTGCTTGAAGGTCTCCATCTCCCTCTGACCACGCCGTTCTATCCTGATGGCCGCTTGAACCTCCACAAACTCGAACAAAATGTCGCCAGCTACTCCAAAACTCCCGTCGCTGGACTTGCCGTCCTCAGCACTCACGGCGAGCCGACTATGCTCTCTGACGAAGAGACGCGCCAGGTCCTGCAAGTTGCGATCAAAGCCGCTTCGGCCGAGAAGGTGATGCTTGCCGGAGTCTCCCGCGATAGCGTCCTTCAAACGTTTACTCTTACGAACTACGCGGC from Edaphobacter paludis includes:
- a CDS encoding Ig-like domain repeat protein: MGQKSIPQSLRRRVPTLLWMAFFLFLPARFAHPQTQATNVPLILPSAITYDSQGNLYIAETGNHIICKVAPTGIITTIAGTGTQGFSGDNSLATAARLDSPQGLAVDANILYIADTHNHRIRKLDLITGIIVTIAGSTAGFSGDNGAAAAAQFNLPTALTVDANHNLYIADTQNHRIRKITAAGLITTVAGNGVQGFSGDNGAAIAATIDSPAGLAVDAAGDLYLSDTHNHRIRKITAASGLITTIAGASPGFSGDNGPATAATLALPHGLSIDSAGNLYIADTANHRIRRIDATTGAITTVAGNGTQTFSGDEGLATTAALDSPRSTVVSPAGLVTLADTSNQRVRQLDVQPAPNIHTIAGLSTRSVNLLTLTAPPTIVYGTGQLTASLASPTATGSINFTLLNPVTATGTTLETEPLTASTATFDTSALPVGTYSILAAYTGDPTHPATQSQPLAVTITPRPLVAVPDPITLLYGQPIPILTGSLIGDLPQDDANLTSTFTAQIAPLSPAATYPISATLTGAAAKNYMFTSSPASVTIVPAPTLTTLIPSATSITAGIPITFTAQTVSTTSGIPSGTVTFKDGATTLLTAPIPAIFTTTTLSPGPHTITTLYGGDRNFIASTSAPALITVIPAPANAPDFTLTPTGAVTQTIPSGGSVSFNFSLQIQGSTLSSPITLAATGLPPLATASFTPGYLPPGTTPNTFILTISTPQTTAFHSNSGPTALLAFLLFPLTGLALRLRIRGRAVTIAVLGSALVLCSGCGSRINTGGATTNPVKTYTITITGTATSPTGSILQHATTVSLLVESVS